In a genomic window of bacterium:
- the surE gene encoding 5'/3'-nucleotidase SurE: MNILLTNDDGIKAQGLHILRESLSKVGKVTIIAPDRERSASGHSLTLTHPIRVDEIDEDTFVTDGTPADCINISVLGILPKRPDLIVSGINPGPNLGEDVTYSGTVSAAMEGTLLNIPSFSISMGDYKDPKFDFAGKFACKIASLILKHGLPSHTFLNINVPNLSEEEIKGVSLTHLGKRTYQEELIKRTDPRGKVYYWIGSKCVMDEEGAEGTDVRAIKEGKISITPLHLDMTNYAVMPEFKKWKFWEI; this comes from the coding sequence ATGAACATATTACTGACTAATGATGATGGGATAAAGGCACAAGGATTACATATTTTACGAGAAAGTTTAAGCAAGGTGGGTAAAGTAACGATTATTGCCCCTGACCGTGAAAGGAGTGCATCAGGACATTCATTGACCTTAACGCATCCTATCCGTGTTGACGAGATTGATGAAGATACCTTTGTAACGGATGGAACACCCGCGGATTGTATCAATATCAGTGTTTTAGGTATTTTACCCAAAAGACCCGATTTAATCGTCTCTGGCATTAACCCAGGTCCTAATTTAGGTGAGGATGTAACTTACTCAGGCACGGTTTCTGCGGCTATGGAAGGAACACTTTTAAATATACCTTCATTTTCTATTTCAATGGGCGATTATAAAGACCCAAAATTTGATTTTGCAGGAAAATTTGCTTGCAAAATTGCTAGCCTTATCTTAAAACACGGCCTACCATCTCATACTTTCTTAAATATCAATGTGCCTAATTTATCTGAAGAAGAAATTAAAGGTGTATCTCTTACTCATCTGGGAAAACGCACATATCAGGAAGAATTAATTAAAAGAACTGACCCAAGAGGAAAGGTTTATTACTGGATTGGCAGTAAATGTGTTATGGATGAAGAAGGGGCGGAAGGAACAGATGTTAGAGCAATTAAAGAAGGTAAAATCTCGATTACCCCACTTCATCTGGATATGACTAATTATGCGGTTATGCCCGAATTTAAGAAATGGAAATTTTGGGAAATATGA